From the Synechococcus sp. HK01-R genome, one window contains:
- the psbC gene encoding photosystem II reaction center protein CP43 yields the protein METPFDAGLVATGGKDLDSTGYAWWAGNARLINLSGRLLGAHVAHAGLMVFWAGAMMLFEVSHFTFDKPMYEQGLILFPHVATLGYGVGPGGEVTDLYPFFVVGVLHLISSAVLGLGGLYHALRGPEILENYSTFFSQDWRDKNQMTNIIGYHLILLGVGALLLVFKAMFFGGVYDTWAPGGGDVRLITNPTLDPGVIFGYLFRAPFGGEGWIIGVNSMEDIIGGHIWLGLTLIFGGIWHVITKPFGWVRRAFIWNGEAYLSYSLGALSFMSFIASAYIWFNNTAYPSEFYGPTNAEASQAQSFTFLVRDQRLGANIGSAMGPTGLGKYLMRSPTGEIIFGGETMRFWDFRGPWLEPLRGPNGLSLDKLQNDIQPWQVRRAAEYMTHAPNASINSVGGIITEPNSVNFVNIRQWLAATQFVLAFFFLVGHLWHAGRARAAAAGFEKGIDRQAEPTLAMPDLD from the coding sequence GTGGAAACGCCCTTTGATGCTGGTCTTGTCGCCACTGGCGGCAAAGACCTCGACTCCACCGGCTATGCCTGGTGGGCCGGCAATGCCCGTCTGATCAACCTGTCCGGCCGTCTGCTCGGTGCCCACGTGGCCCACGCAGGTCTGATGGTGTTCTGGGCCGGCGCCATGATGCTGTTCGAGGTGAGCCACTTCACCTTCGACAAGCCAATGTATGAACAGGGTCTGATCCTGTTCCCCCACGTCGCCACCCTGGGTTACGGCGTGGGTCCTGGCGGTGAGGTCACCGATCTCTACCCCTTCTTCGTGGTGGGTGTGCTCCACCTGATCAGCTCCGCCGTGCTCGGCCTTGGCGGTCTGTACCACGCCCTGCGCGGTCCTGAGATTCTGGAGAACTACTCCACCTTCTTCTCCCAGGACTGGCGCGATAAGAACCAGATGACCAACATCATTGGCTACCACCTGATCCTGCTTGGGGTCGGTGCGCTGCTGCTGGTGTTCAAGGCGATGTTCTTCGGTGGCGTCTACGACACCTGGGCCCCCGGCGGTGGTGACGTGCGTCTGATCACTAACCCCACCCTGGATCCCGGTGTGATCTTCGGTTATCTGTTCCGCGCCCCCTTCGGTGGCGAGGGCTGGATCATCGGAGTGAACTCGATGGAAGACATCATCGGTGGCCACATCTGGCTGGGTCTGACCCTGATCTTCGGTGGCATCTGGCACGTGATCACCAAGCCTTTCGGCTGGGTGCGTCGCGCCTTCATCTGGAACGGTGAGGCCTACCTGAGCTACAGCCTCGGCGCCCTGAGCTTCATGAGCTTCATCGCCTCGGCCTACATCTGGTTCAACAACACCGCTTATCCCTCGGAGTTCTACGGCCCCACCAACGCCGAAGCCTCCCAGGCCCAGAGCTTCACGTTCCTGGTGCGTGACCAACGCCTCGGCGCCAACATCGGTTCCGCCATGGGTCCCACCGGTCTGGGTAAGTACCTGATGCGCTCCCCCACCGGCGAGATCATCTTCGGTGGTGAAACCATGCGCTTCTGGGACTTCCGTGGTCCTTGGCTGGAGCCCCTGCGTGGGCCCAACGGTCTGAGCCTCGACAAGCTTCAGAACGACATCCAACCCTGGCAGGTGCGTCGCGCTGCTGAGTACATGACCCACGCGCCCAACGCGTCGATCAACTCCGTGGGCGGCATCATCACTGAGCCCAACTCGGTGAACTTCGTGAACATCCGCCAGTGGTTGGCTGCGACCCAGTTCGTGCTCGCCTTCTTCTTCCTGGTGGGTCACCTCTGGCATGCGGGCCGCGCCCGCGCTGCTGCTGCTGGTTTTGAGAAAGGCATCGACCGTCAGGCCGAGCCCACCCTGGCTATGCCCGACCTCGACTGA
- a CDS encoding autotransporter outer membrane beta-barrel domain-containing protein, translating to MTSVFSAVNAGITGGAPIPSSTGTPTGYTTNQAKAALVTPDFVTVYSALLNLPTVAQVNQALHSISAEPYASMQSVALEAIEQLGKNSLALTDRSVPLTHTASFCKLDDGTLIPADSPNRPDTCDERTKTVGSRWSLLLDGTNTEASLDGTNDLASLDYNVFSTIYGLQYAFSPEWSAGAAFGYGQARLYNYEYANTHINSDTYSGSIWGIYRPSPDWKFSGLLGYMNLQYDSNRTMAFGGLNRTAEANWDGNGYLASLEAQYNWALNGNNNDPDAIRLKPRTFLSYANHQQGSFSESGAKSLNLAVDSHTADSLLWGIGFTLETPIKLNSTNRLIPRLTVGYEYDFMGDANEEHELTASFSEMPALGSVDVLGQNRGANALDVGLSIEIETSDSVSLYAGVNGGFWSNGTEVSYGGGLKYSW from the coding sequence ATGACCTCCGTCTTCTCGGCTGTCAATGCAGGCATTACGGGCGGTGCACCGATCCCGTCCAGCACTGGTACTCCGACCGGCTACACCACCAATCAAGCCAAGGCAGCCCTCGTCACGCCGGATTTCGTCACCGTCTACAGCGCCTTACTCAATCTCCCCACCGTGGCGCAGGTGAACCAGGCCCTGCACTCCATCTCCGCTGAGCCCTACGCCTCCATGCAGTCGGTGGCTCTCGAGGCCATTGAGCAACTCGGTAAAAACTCCCTCGCCCTCACGGATCGATCCGTTCCCCTCACCCACACCGCATCCTTCTGCAAGCTCGACGACGGCACACTCATCCCCGCAGACTCTCCAAATCGACCCGACACCTGTGACGAGCGCACCAAAACTGTCGGCAGCCGCTGGAGTCTTCTCCTGGATGGCACCAACACCGAGGCCAGCCTTGATGGCACCAACGATCTTGCCTCGCTCGATTACAACGTCTTCTCCACCATCTACGGCCTCCAATACGCCTTCTCCCCCGAGTGGAGTGCTGGTGCTGCCTTTGGTTATGGACAAGCACGCCTCTACAACTACGAATACGCCAATACACACATCAATTCCGACACCTATTCCGGTTCCATCTGGGGCATCTACAGGCCTTCACCCGATTGGAAGTTCTCCGGCCTCCTCGGCTACATGAATCTCCAGTACGACTCCAACCGCACCATGGCCTTTGGGGGCCTCAATCGCACCGCAGAAGCCAACTGGGATGGCAATGGTTATCTCGCATCCCTTGAGGCCCAATACAACTGGGCGCTTAATGGCAACAACAACGATCCCGACGCCATTCGCCTCAAGCCACGCACCTTCCTCTCCTACGCCAACCACCAGCAGGGCTCATTCTCCGAATCAGGCGCCAAGTCACTCAACCTCGCCGTTGACTCCCACACCGCCGACTCCCTCCTTTGGGGGATTGGCTTCACATTGGAAACTCCAATCAAGCTCAACTCAACCAATCGACTCATCCCAAGACTCACCGTCGGCTACGAGTACGACTTCATGGGCGATGCCAACGAGGAGCATGAACTCACCGCGTCCTTCTCTGAAATGCCGGCTCTCGGTTCCGTTGATGTCCTCGGACAGAACCGCGGTGCTAACGCACTCGATGTGGGCCTCTCCATCGAAATTGAAACCTCCGATTCCGTCTCCCTCTATGCCGGCGTCAACGGTGGCTTCTGGAGCAACGGCACCGAAGTCTCCTACGGAGGTGGCCTTAAGTACTCCTGGTGA
- a CDS encoding AAA family ATPase: MIHRLAVSGYRSLQNVVVPFGQLTLVTGANGSGKSNLYRALRLLTAAARGTMVGALAQEGGLPAVMWAGPERLSRAMREGEQPIQGGPRQQAVRLRLGFAAEPFSYAVELGYPQERQSAFALDPQLKGEWIWAGEGFHPRAVLSSSGPQHHPDQSLFQRGFDPDQQPEVMLLREQILSWRFYDSFRTDPEAPARQPRVGTRCFALSGDGSDLPAAVQTILENGDGNGLQQAMDDAFPGCHLSVQNDGGLFRLHVHQPGLLRPLEAAELSDGTLRYLLLTVALFSPRLPPLLVLNEPESSLHPELLGPLARLIQAAAERTQVWVIAHAPALINALAEQPHCRHLHLERELGATQVQAQTTLERGSWRWPG; the protein is encoded by the coding sequence ATGATTCACCGCCTCGCCGTGAGCGGCTATCGCTCCCTGCAGAACGTTGTTGTGCCCTTCGGGCAACTGACTCTGGTGACCGGCGCCAACGGCAGTGGCAAATCGAACCTCTACCGGGCCCTGCGCTTACTCACAGCCGCAGCGCGAGGAACGATGGTGGGAGCGTTGGCCCAGGAGGGAGGCCTGCCAGCAGTGATGTGGGCAGGGCCGGAGCGCCTCAGCCGGGCCATGCGCGAAGGCGAGCAGCCCATTCAAGGAGGTCCGCGCCAGCAGGCGGTGCGGCTACGGCTGGGGTTTGCGGCCGAGCCCTTCTCCTATGCCGTGGAACTGGGCTACCCACAGGAACGCCAGAGCGCCTTTGCCCTTGATCCCCAGCTCAAAGGGGAATGGATCTGGGCGGGCGAGGGATTCCACCCCAGGGCTGTGCTCAGCAGCTCAGGGCCTCAACACCATCCCGATCAATCACTGTTTCAACGCGGTTTTGATCCTGATCAACAACCGGAGGTGATGCTGCTGCGTGAGCAGATCCTCAGTTGGCGCTTTTACGACAGCTTCCGCACCGATCCGGAGGCACCAGCCAGACAACCGCGGGTGGGCACCCGTTGCTTTGCCCTCAGCGGCGATGGCAGTGATCTACCAGCCGCGGTGCAGACCATCCTTGAAAACGGGGATGGCAACGGTCTGCAACAGGCGATGGATGATGCCTTTCCGGGCTGTCATCTCAGTGTGCAAAACGATGGCGGATTGTTTCGCCTGCATGTGCATCAGCCAGGGCTACTGCGGCCGCTGGAGGCAGCGGAACTCTCCGATGGAACCCTGCGCTATCTTCTCCTCACCGTGGCACTGTTCAGCCCGCGGCTGCCACCCCTGTTGGTGTTGAACGAACCGGAGAGCAGCCTGCACCCAGAGCTCCTGGGCCCCTTGGCTCGGCTGATTCAGGCAGCAGCCGAACGCACGCAAGTGTGGGTGATCGCCCATGCCCCAGCGCTGATCAATGCCCTGGCCGAACAGCCCCACTGCCGTCATCTGCACCTGGAACGGGAGCTGGGGGCCACCCAAGTGCAAGCACAAACAACTCTGGAACGCGGTAGCTGGCGTTGGCCCGGATAA
- a CDS encoding DUF3955 domain-containing protein, with product MLKILVAFSCGFAVACFIGLQACPSFLDGGGILREPFALIPLGALSTLITLSGGGVLVFKRIRRQTSRQP from the coding sequence ATGCTCAAGATCCTCGTTGCGTTCTCATGCGGCTTCGCTGTGGCCTGCTTCATTGGCCTGCAAGCCTGCCCCTCGTTCCTTGATGGGGGTGGCATCCTCAGGGAGCCCTTTGCCTTGATCCCGCTGGGTGCCCTGAGCACTCTGATCACCCTTTCAGGTGGCGGAGTGCTCGTGTTCAAAAGGATTCGGCGCCAAACCTCTCGTCAACCATGA
- a CDS encoding HlyD family type I secretion periplasmic adaptor subunit: protein MSLSPSNSTGSGKLNTSDPPVSEEISLWQMRADEADRAFGHGRRAEALSLEAGQVPPNLTRWLLGSTAILAGSIVVSALVPIQNYVIASGEIEPAGEIQKVQHLEGGIIRAQLVEEGERVRKGEVLIQLNEGEIGSQEKQTATRITNLTLEQRELRKALGQEAINSTQRTPAKPSPEVEKAFAELLQQKSLDIQRQIKIADQRLATLKAKRKEYLDEVALLKQQTKAYEALDKAGAIAHNDVLEAERRIASTETLLAELDGTIRETETQRFELRAKLRTDILEQLVDVTSEKAELQSVLGQQLDELERLQVRSPVDGIVKSYVVRTVGGVIAPGSVVAEVVPVGDNLEGFLRVKPADIGNVSVGQQVELKVQAYDYSRYGTISGKVKSISAGTFQDEKTGQPYYKVRALLDRDYAGKVKGKNLLVPGMTLTADILTDRTNLLMYLLGPIRRGFGDAFREEGG from the coding sequence ATGTCTCTTTCCCCATCCAATTCCACTGGTTCCGGCAAGTTGAACACGTCTGATCCACCTGTTTCCGAGGAGATTTCGCTTTGGCAGATGCGGGCCGATGAGGCTGACAGAGCCTTTGGTCACGGTCGCAGAGCTGAGGCTTTATCTCTTGAAGCGGGACAGGTTCCCCCAAACCTCACTCGTTGGCTTCTTGGAAGTACAGCAATTTTGGCGGGTTCTATCGTTGTTTCTGCCCTTGTTCCGATTCAGAATTATGTGATTGCTTCAGGAGAAATTGAGCCTGCTGGTGAGATACAGAAGGTGCAGCATCTCGAGGGTGGCATTATTCGTGCACAGCTTGTTGAGGAGGGGGAGCGAGTTCGCAAGGGCGAGGTGCTAATTCAGCTCAATGAGGGAGAGATTGGTTCTCAAGAGAAGCAGACAGCGACACGAATTACCAATCTCACGCTTGAACAGCGTGAGCTGCGTAAGGCGCTCGGGCAGGAGGCGATCAACAGTACGCAACGGACACCCGCGAAGCCATCGCCTGAAGTGGAGAAGGCTTTCGCAGAACTACTGCAACAGAAGTCCCTGGATATCCAGCGTCAGATCAAGATTGCCGATCAGCGCCTGGCCACCCTGAAGGCCAAACGCAAGGAGTATCTCGATGAAGTTGCCTTACTTAAGCAGCAAACTAAGGCTTATGAGGCTTTGGATAAGGCTGGAGCCATTGCACATAATGACGTGTTGGAGGCGGAACGTCGCATTGCCTCCACAGAAACGCTTCTGGCAGAGCTTGATGGCACGATTCGGGAAACCGAAACTCAGCGCTTTGAGCTGCGTGCAAAGCTACGCACAGACATCCTTGAGCAGTTGGTTGATGTCACGAGTGAAAAGGCAGAACTCCAGAGTGTTTTGGGTCAGCAGTTGGATGAGTTGGAGCGGTTACAGGTTCGATCACCCGTTGATGGGATTGTGAAAAGCTATGTCGTTAGGACAGTCGGCGGAGTGATTGCGCCTGGCTCTGTTGTTGCTGAGGTGGTTCCCGTTGGCGACAATCTGGAAGGTTTCTTGAGGGTCAAACCTGCTGACATCGGCAACGTGTCGGTTGGCCAGCAGGTGGAGCTGAAGGTTCAGGCCTATGACTACAGCCGCTATGGAACGATCTCAGGCAAGGTTAAGTCGATTTCGGCTGGTACGTTCCAGGATGAAAAAACTGGTCAGCCTTATTACAAGGTTAGAGCGTTACTTGATCGTGACTATGCAGGCAAGGTGAAGGGCAAGAATCTGCTTGTCCCAGGTATGACCTTGACGGCCGATATCCTGACGGATCGTACGAATCTATTGATGTATCTACTGGGGCCGATTCGGCGTGGCTTCGGTGATGCGTTCCGTGAAGAGGGCGGCTAA
- a CDS encoding ATP-binding cassette domain-containing protein: protein MRNALSGSPLHMDGVDLLNTLANLGYRWDVSRFRGLLTPSQLPPLDFPVLIRGQRAQDFLLVKDEQQLRDALPRFRRLFVYSFRFEPQTISEQRQWFQAQVLRFRGSIAELYVMTLFITLLALVLPFYIRAVYNLEIPGGQVHDLFGLLPFAVLGVMLQMWLTQRRQARLADLGAELDITICIRVLEKLMLLRLPQLERYTPLSLASRLRSFQGLRTYVTGPLAQASLDLPFIVIYLIAIGVMSVPLMVLTLLMMLVCFGGVYVVGQTARAVQQPLSRNPSNLEPLLLDLLDHHGRIKRTGMERIWYSRVEQASSEAVIQGLAPLRLQQLLSILTGEFAQLTGALVLATGAGLAIAGGNGIELGTMIAAMFFVWRVFRPIQMGYQALSRWSQIKPSLDQLNRLMAATDVEPSSSLTARWVLPMPSGAVELSNVTLRLNALQDPALTQVNLSIEAGKLVVLSGPEGSGTSTLLRVIDSQIQPGSGVVRFDGADSRQFPLTQLREAIDFLPEQPGLFSATLRENMLIADPFIGDSVIEDALLAMGLNELLEAPGLDRLVSGLGAHALPCHQAQAIAITRLFLSPQPIILMDHPFRRLDAIGCRSLLKLLQQRKGKGTTIVVSDEPQLLEAADQLVLMKAGTVSFSGTPQELMEAQKRAAMQQAAMAALGGSPPST from the coding sequence TTGCGCAATGCACTCAGCGGTAGCCCCTTGCATATGGATGGTGTCGACCTACTGAACACCCTGGCGAATCTCGGCTATCGATGGGATGTCAGTCGTTTCCGTGGTTTGTTGACACCCAGTCAACTGCCCCCATTGGATTTTCCTGTGCTGATCCGCGGGCAACGCGCTCAAGACTTCCTCCTTGTCAAAGACGAGCAACAGCTTCGAGATGCTCTGCCGCGTTTTCGACGTCTGTTTGTATATAGCTTTCGCTTTGAACCGCAAACCATCTCCGAGCAGAGACAATGGTTTCAGGCGCAGGTCCTTCGTTTCCGAGGGAGTATTGCCGAGCTTTATGTGATGACTTTGTTCATTACTCTGCTTGCTTTGGTTCTTCCATTTTATATCCGAGCTGTATACAACCTGGAGATTCCTGGAGGTCAGGTTCATGATCTTTTCGGCTTGTTGCCCTTTGCAGTCCTGGGGGTGATGTTGCAGATGTGGCTTACGCAGCGACGCCAGGCCCGGCTGGCTGATCTTGGGGCGGAATTAGATATCACCATTTGCATTCGTGTGCTTGAGAAATTGATGCTTCTGCGTCTTCCCCAACTTGAGCGCTACACCCCGCTCTCCTTGGCCAGTCGTCTTCGGTCTTTTCAAGGTCTTCGCACCTATGTGACAGGACCCTTGGCTCAGGCTTCGCTTGATTTGCCTTTCATTGTTATTTATCTGATTGCGATCGGTGTGATGAGTGTCCCCTTGATGGTGCTCACTCTCTTGATGATGTTGGTCTGTTTTGGCGGTGTCTATGTTGTCGGACAGACTGCACGCGCTGTTCAGCAGCCTCTCAGTCGTAACCCATCCAACCTGGAACCATTACTCCTTGATCTATTGGATCATCATGGTCGGATTAAGCGGACTGGTATGGAGCGAATCTGGTATTCCAGAGTTGAGCAGGCATCCAGTGAGGCGGTCATTCAAGGACTTGCCCCTTTACGACTTCAACAGCTTTTATCGATTCTGACCGGTGAATTTGCTCAGCTCACAGGTGCGCTTGTTCTGGCCACAGGTGCTGGATTAGCGATTGCTGGTGGCAATGGAATTGAACTAGGCACCATGATTGCCGCCATGTTTTTCGTGTGGCGTGTGTTTCGCCCGATTCAAATGGGTTATCAGGCTTTGAGTCGTTGGTCGCAGATCAAGCCGAGTCTTGATCAGCTCAATCGTTTGATGGCTGCAACCGATGTGGAGCCGAGCTCCTCCCTCACCGCGCGCTGGGTGCTGCCCATGCCCAGCGGTGCTGTGGAGCTCAGCAATGTCACCCTCCGTTTAAACGCTTTGCAGGACCCTGCGCTTACTCAGGTGAATCTCAGCATTGAAGCTGGCAAGTTAGTTGTGTTGAGTGGGCCGGAAGGCTCGGGCACATCCACCCTGCTTCGTGTGATCGATTCTCAGATTCAGCCTGGTAGCGGTGTCGTTCGCTTCGATGGTGCTGATTCCCGTCAGTTTCCCTTAACGCAGCTACGTGAAGCGATCGACTTCTTGCCTGAGCAGCCAGGACTTTTCAGTGCCACCCTGCGAGAAAATATGTTGATTGCCGATCCCTTCATCGGCGACTCGGTAATTGAGGACGCCCTCCTAGCAATGGGCCTCAATGAACTGCTTGAAGCTCCCGGTCTGGATCGACTTGTGAGTGGACTGGGTGCGCATGCTCTGCCCTGTCATCAAGCACAGGCGATTGCAATTACACGTTTATTCTTGAGCCCGCAGCCGATTATCTTGATGGATCATCCATTCCGTCGTTTAGACGCAATTGGCTGCCGCTCTTTGCTGAAACTTCTTCAGCAAAGGAAAGGCAAGGGAACCACCATTGTTGTCTCGGATGAACCACAGTTGCTTGAGGCTGCCGATCAGCTTGTTTTAATGAAGGCTGGCACTGTCAGTTTCTCTGGTACCCCTCAAGAGCTCATGGAAGCCCAGAAGAGAGCTGCAATGCAGCAAGCCGCGATGGCCGCCTTGGGTGGTTCCCCACCGTCCACATAA
- a CDS encoding ABC transporter transmembrane domain-containing protein — protein MKGSMPLGSQFRFPGYKGNHVSPSPDWVMLACQNPSFSVHFVHRSNALVSATPKSVVRPSMQARIRALSSGLQGKDFVALIASTIAINLIVLAIPLYINRIYTSVVPEQAGDSLAGITILLAAVLVLDVVLKALRSWVLTWLGASTEHRLRMEAVRAVLGASAVEVAQQPLQARMAQLRSPTLLRSNLEQQWLVRHVDLPFSLVYLIALGLIGGWLILPPILLAPVFVLMAKRAAHEAACSTRHHHDLEVNRNQLVVNGLALASTIKTLNLEGFLIRRLEPLQERLSRRSFEQESATAKLQNLSALFSQLNQLLIVSIGGWLVIQQDLTTGALAACTLLSGQVAAPLGKLFSADGQLANQQQATLDYQQLLNLPQESNLLVGWDQRNDNATLCFAGQVLRPGETLLLLGGSPGQSTSLLDSIHAANGDDFFEIKFADQSLAAFRKTWLRRQLVRLKPEPQPFRGTLLESMTGFEVNTRAADALALCELHGVSTLIKTLPRGYDTTIGEMQDYPLAVGLRFRMSVIQALLDSPVALILDGTFPQVGTDALQWLLGLDIDCARLIALQNPPVRLPEPVRRITWQGDRLVEVSS, from the coding sequence TTGAAGGGATCCATGCCATTAGGGAGCCAGTTCAGATTTCCAGGCTACAAAGGTAATCACGTTTCGCCATCCCCCGATTGGGTGATGCTGGCCTGCCAGAACCCAAGTTTCTCAGTACATTTTGTGCATCGAAGCAACGCTCTAGTGTCTGCGACACCCAAGTCCGTGGTCAGGCCATCGATGCAAGCTCGGATACGAGCTTTGAGCTCTGGATTGCAAGGCAAAGACTTCGTGGCTTTGATTGCGTCCACCATCGCGATCAACCTGATCGTTTTGGCCATCCCGCTTTACATCAATAGGATTTACACCTCAGTGGTGCCCGAGCAGGCCGGCGACAGTCTCGCTGGAATCACCATCCTTCTGGCTGCCGTACTCGTGCTTGATGTGGTGCTGAAGGCACTTCGTAGTTGGGTGTTGACCTGGCTCGGCGCTTCCACCGAACACCGTCTTCGTATGGAGGCGGTGCGTGCTGTGTTGGGGGCGTCTGCCGTGGAGGTGGCGCAGCAGCCCCTCCAGGCTCGGATGGCCCAGCTGAGGAGTCCAACATTGCTTCGCAGCAACCTCGAGCAGCAGTGGTTGGTACGCCATGTGGATCTTCCCTTTTCTCTGGTGTATCTGATTGCTCTCGGTCTGATCGGTGGTTGGCTGATTCTCCCCCCAATCCTTCTGGCTCCAGTCTTTGTTTTGATGGCTAAGAGGGCAGCGCATGAGGCAGCGTGTAGCACTCGTCATCATCATGATCTTGAGGTGAATCGTAATCAGCTCGTTGTCAATGGTTTAGCTCTGGCCTCCACCATCAAAACGCTGAATCTCGAGGGTTTTCTCATCAGGCGTTTGGAGCCGCTGCAAGAGCGACTTAGTCGTCGTTCTTTTGAGCAGGAATCAGCTACGGCAAAACTTCAGAATCTATCGGCTTTGTTTTCTCAGCTTAATCAGCTTTTGATTGTGAGCATTGGTGGCTGGTTAGTGATTCAGCAGGATCTCACCACGGGAGCCCTCGCTGCTTGCACTCTTTTAAGCGGACAGGTGGCGGCGCCTTTGGGAAAGCTCTTCTCCGCAGATGGTCAGCTTGCCAATCAACAGCAAGCAACTCTCGACTATCAGCAATTGTTGAATTTACCTCAGGAGAGCAACCTGCTGGTTGGTTGGGATCAGCGAAACGACAACGCTACTCTTTGTTTTGCCGGTCAAGTGTTGCGGCCAGGTGAGACTTTGCTGTTGCTGGGGGGATCCCCAGGTCAATCAACATCGCTTCTCGATTCGATTCACGCCGCGAACGGTGATGATTTCTTTGAAATCAAGTTTGCTGACCAGTCTTTGGCAGCCTTTCGTAAAACCTGGTTACGTCGCCAACTGGTGCGACTGAAGCCTGAGCCCCAGCCTTTTCGTGGCACCTTGCTTGAGTCGATGACTGGTTTTGAAGTGAACACCAGGGCGGCCGATGCTCTTGCCCTTTGCGAACTCCATGGTGTCTCCACGCTGATCAAAACTTTGCCCAGGGGCTATGACACTACGATTGGTGAGATGCAGGATTATCCGCTTGCTGTAGGCTTGCGCTTTCGCATGAGTGTGATTCAGGCACTTCTGGATTCTCCAGTTGCGTTGATTCTGGATGGCACATTCCCGCAGGTCGGCACTGATGCATTGCAATGGTTGTTAGGTCTAGATATCGATTGCGCGCGCTTGATTGCCTTGCAGAATCCTCCCGTTCGCCTGCCTGAGCCAGTCCGGCGAATCACCTGGCAAGGCGATCGTCTTGTGGAGGTGTCGTCGTGA
- a CDS encoding MlaD family protein: MNSIEPSHPRERWLFLGSGALLLVAVLFGLAREQRWGTRFVNVYLLASDISGLHSGEEVRISGFPVGQVGGLELKPDAGVRVQLRIEQSKARLIGPNSSARLAQEGLVGDRFIDISPDPQRVGDAQALDGKTIAYAEPLNLADALEDLAVTQQQLQATLRNTTSLTAKNGDINTTLADLRNTLKNTNTLTATIEREAAETAPVVRRSLDNVSAEISQVSQEARVAEKEAQLLLQESRPLITSTLQDVRELAQTSRRLLNSLLGVIGPLLEPAGQESREDQ; this comes from the coding sequence ATGAACTCGATCGAACCGTCCCACCCCCGCGAACGTTGGTTGTTTCTGGGATCCGGTGCCTTGTTGCTGGTTGCCGTGCTCTTCGGGCTCGCCCGTGAGCAGCGATGGGGCACCCGGTTCGTGAACGTTTATCTACTCGCGAGCGACATCAGTGGTCTGCACTCCGGTGAAGAGGTGCGCATCTCCGGTTTTCCCGTGGGTCAAGTGGGTGGGTTAGAGCTCAAACCTGATGCAGGCGTGCGAGTGCAATTGCGGATTGAGCAGAGCAAAGCCCGGCTGATCGGCCCCAACAGCAGCGCAAGGCTGGCCCAAGAGGGCCTCGTTGGAGATCGCTTCATCGACATCAGTCCTGATCCTCAACGTGTTGGTGATGCACAGGCTCTTGATGGCAAAACCATCGCCTACGCAGAGCCCCTTAACCTCGCCGATGCCCTCGAAGACCTCGCTGTCACGCAGCAGCAACTCCAGGCCACCTTGCGCAACACCACCTCGCTGACTGCCAAGAACGGCGACATCAACACCACGCTCGCTGATCTGCGCAACACCCTGAAAAACACCAACACGCTCACCGCCACAATCGAACGTGAAGCAGCCGAGACCGCACCGGTGGTGCGCCGCTCCCTGGACAACGTGAGCGCAGAGATCAGCCAGGTAAGCCAGGAGGCGCGTGTGGCGGAGAAGGAAGCGCAGCTGTTGCTGCAGGAGTCGAGGCCTCTGATCACCAGCACACTCCAAGACGTGCGCGAACTAGCGCAGACCAGCCGGCGATTACTCAACAGCCTGCTGGGTGTAATCGGTCCACTGTTGGAACCCGCAGGGCAAGAGAGCAGAGAAGATCAATAG